One genomic window of Hydra vulgaris chromosome 03, alternate assembly HydraT2T_AEP includes the following:
- the LOC136078552 gene encoding uncharacterized protein LOC136078552, with protein MYPSDCNPPRIYGMIKAHKPEKDYPMRPVVSTINTPPYGTSDYLVKIIQPTLNKNKNRLMNSNSFVNEAKQWIIDPNEVQVSFDIVNLYPSIPIDEAIPVIIDILNADIDDLKTRTKLTLADIHQLIELSLSICYFLYEDNIRVIPNSGPIGLSLMVVMAEAFLQNIERKALNIAIVYTSEPKTYKRYVDDCYACFASIKQQQMFLNILNEQHPAIKYTVELENNLKQLNFLDINITNTGSGAYEFQIHRKEAITNVQLKPNSNINLNIIIGVFKGFLCRAKRICSQKHLQKEIDFLIDIFVENGHDKNILNNITIDYLKNGSKNTTCQPLDTQPFIKLPWIPIVGPKLRKEFQKQNIKVIFTSTPNLRNIFCNNKTKLPLNTNPGVYQLNCSCGSIYIGETKKKVISRCIEHQKNSFKEKWSSSGATEHSKTCHGKFDWLQPKTLSVAPEYRTRKIRESLEISKARVRQELRNGDVVLNRDDGDNVTTKTWGPFFNKIC; from the coding sequence ATGTATCCATCAGATTGTAACCCACCAAGGATTTACGGAATGATTAAAGCTCACAAACCAGAAAAAGATTACCCAATGCGCCCCGTTGTATCAACAATTAACACACCACCTTATGGAACATCTGATTAtcttgttaaaattattcaaccgactctgaacaaaaataaaaatagacttATGAATTCTAATAGTTTTGTAAATGAAGCTAAACAGTGGATAATAGATCCTAACGAAGTTCAAGTTTCATTTGATATAGTCAATTTATATCCATCCATACCCATTGACGAAGCAATTCcggttattattgatatattgaaCGCTGACATTGATGACTTAAAAACTCGAACTAAACTTACTCTTGCAGACATTCACCAATTAATTGAACTTTCATTAAgcatatgttattttttatatgaagacAATATCCGAGTAATACCTAATTCAGGTCCTATAGGTTTATCTTTAATGGTTGTTATGGCGGAAgcgtttttacaaaatatagaaagaaaGGCCCTTAACATAGCAATAGTTTATACATCCGAACCAAAAACTTACAAGAGATATGTAGATGATTGTTACGCTTGCTTCGcttcaataaaacaacaacaaatgttccTGAACATCCTTAATGAACAACATCCTGCCATAAAATACACAGTGGAACTTGAAAACAACCTCAAACAACTCAATTTCCTagatattaatattacaaacaCAGGCTCTGGAGCTTATGAATTTCAAATACATCGAAAGGAGGCTATTACAAATGTTCAACTTAAACCTAACTCGAACATTAATCTTAACATTATTATTGGCGTTTTCAAAGGATTTTTATGTCGTGCAAAAAGAATTTGCTCTCAAAAACAccttcaaaaagaaattgattttctaatagacatatttgttgaaaatggcCACGACAAGaacattctaaataatattactatagactatttaaaaaacggtTCAAAAAACACCACATGTCAACCATTAGATACCCAACCCTTTATAAAACTACCTTGGATACCAATTGTTGGTCCAAAACTTCgtaaagaatttcaaaaacaaaacataaaggTTATTTTCACATCAACTCccaatttaagaaatattttttgcaacaataaaactaaactacCACTAAATACAAACCCTGGCGTATACCAGCTAAATTGTTCATGCGGTTCGATATACATTGGCGAAACTAAGAAGAAGGTGATATCGAGATGTATTGAACACcagaaaaatagctttaaagAAAAATGGTCCAGTTCGGGTGCAACCGAACATTCCAAAACATGCCATGGTAAGTTTGATTGGTTGCAACCCAAAACATTATCTGTAGCCCCAGAATATCGAACTCGGAAAATCAGAGAGTCACTCGAAATAAGCAAAGCTAGGGTTCGACAGGAGTTAAGAAATGGTGATGTGGTTCTCAATCGGGATGACGGTGATAACGTGACAACTAAAACCTGGgggccattttttaataaaatctgctga